Proteins encoded within one genomic window of Lynx canadensis isolate LIC74 chromosome B4, mLynCan4.pri.v2, whole genome shotgun sequence:
- the PDE6H gene encoding retinal cone rhodopsin-sensitive cGMP 3',5'-cyclic phosphodiesterase subunit gamma has translation MSDNTALAPPASNQGPTTPRKGPPKFKQRQTRQFKSKPPKKGVKGFGDDIPGMEGLGTDITVICPWEAFSHLELHELAQFGII, from the exons ATGAGTGACAACACTGCTTTGGCTCCTCCAGCTTCAAACCAGGGTCCCACTACCCCACGCAAAGGGCCCCCCAAGTTCAAGCAGAGGCAGACTCGCCAATTCAAGAGCAAACCTCCTAAGAAAGGGGTGAAAGG gttTGGAGATGACATTCCAGGCATGGAGGGGCTAGGAACAG ATATCACGGTGATTTGCCCCTGGGAGGCGTTCAGCCACCTGGAATTGCATGAGCTTGCTCAGTTTGGGATCATCTGA